The region ATTGAAATGCATGAACTACACAACAGACGAGACAGTGGAACGATCAGCGCTTCGGTGGTGCTGAAAGTCAGAGATCAGCAGCGCCGCCTGCTGGACGGAGTACAAACCACGACCAGGTCCATGTGAGGAGTCGACTCATTTCCATTCACCTGACAGACGCCTGATGATGAGATGTTGTGGAATTAGGCTGTATTATCTGCATTAGGCTGCAAATGACATGAAGGAACAATAATACACAGAGCAATTACGTCTTTTCACTTAAACTGTATTGCGCAATAGGAAGAAAGGAGCCGAACATATACAACAGGTCTGGTCCTGTCTGTAACATTCAATCATCACTAGCTCATTAGTGCTGGTGCATTTTTAGCCAGAGAGCAAGCTACCTGCAcccctttaacacacacacagacacacacacacaaacacaaacacaaacacacacacacacacacacaaacacaaacacacacacacacacacacacacacacagacacagacacacacacacacacacacaaacacaaacacaaacacacacacacaaatactgacATGTTGGCAGTACTTCCTTTGAGACACTCCTGCATTTTTCCCAGAAAAAGATTAAGACCATTGGAAACctacagtacaaaaaaaaaaaaaaatcagatttttatcaCAGAGTAAATAACTACTGATGCAATAAAATAGCTTTCTGTCGTTTACTTAgaatcagtgtgtttattatgcAGTTCAGATATTTATACAGCAGTTTTCTGAGCTGACAAGCTTAAGTGCAAAGCACATTTTGTAGTCATAGGTTGTCCAAAACCCGCTGAAGACCAAACACTGGACTCCGATGCATTCTATAAAGGTAAAGGCTGTATCCTACAATAAGACATCTGCAGACATATAATTTCAACAAAAATCACAATGTATCAAATTATAGTTTCTAATTGTAAATAATAAACTGATGTTTTGCCGATTTAGTTGTCATCAACTACTGTCAATTAACTCATCTGTCTTGTTTTCATCATATCTTGCTCGCAGATGCTCAGGGTGGATTTTCTCTGGCTGATGTTCAGCTGTGTGATTTGAGGTTAAAACAGGGCACTGTGAAGGCCCAAGTGTTTACTCTATGAATGTCTTGTATTACTCTCCAGAGGCAGAAGGTAACTGTTGGACTACCAGTCAGTTAAAAAGTCCGATTTTCATCCTGTGCAACTGTCTTCATCCAGGCTGTTTGGTTTCAATGACCTGCAAACATCGGGGCCTTGATGGTGTTTTtgatttctgtgttgtgttctgaGGCTGAACTGGGTTTACATCTGGCAGGTTAAAAAGGGGTAACTGAGGGTTACTGATCTGTTGTGGGAGTAGATGCCTCGTTTGAGAGAGCACCGCTGGAAAGATGTTCAGAGGTGGGATATGGGGgtaagggaggaagggaggtaGGCAAGGCAAGAAAAGACCGGGTCCAACATGGGGCAGGTTAGGAGGCAGAGCTGGGTACGGCAGCGGTGAACAGTTCACTGGGGAGTATGTCGGCATCACAGGTGGAAGAGGTGGCTCTGATGAACTGTATGTGGAATTTGGAGAAACTGTTTGTAATGCAGCAGTGGTTTCCTGAGAGTTAGTTTCAGATTTCTCACTGTCCTGTAAAGAACTGCTGCTGCCGCTCTGGTCATATTCAACAGCTGGATGCACCTGTGCTGGATGTACCTCTGTTACATCCCTCTGTGAACCACACAAGTCTTTTTTCATGTAACTGTCCCGAGTAGAAGGACTGAAATTGGACCtgcttgatgatgatgatctaCTTTGATGTCTCGGAGAAAACGCTCGCTTTGTGTCTCTTTCCCTACTTCCCCTACGATGGCGGCCCCAGTCACTATCCTTCTTTCCGTATAACCGCTCCTTGATCCGATGTGACATTTGGCCCAGTTCCTCAGATCCCAAATCCATGCCGATGGCTTGGAGAACGTTTTGCATTTGCCTGTGCTTGTGCTCATCTTCAGGTGTCAGGGTTATCTTCTCCACCACTGACGGAGACCCGGATCTACTGTTATAGCTGTAGTAGGTCTGTCCTCCATCGCTCCTTTGCAGAGACTTGTCATCAGACACAGAGGACCCCTGTGGGCTGTACGATCTGTGATGAGGCTGTGGAGAAGTCGGTCTCTGTGATCCCTCGCTCTCACTCCAGTGGCGGTTATTTTGGTGGCTTCCTTGTTGCCTCCCAGCAGAACTGGGAGACCACAGATGATCTGCAGTGTTCATGAAGGAAACCGGAGAACATGGTCGATCACCTACTTCTGCAGAGGTCTGAGTCACTATCTTGGTCAGCATGTCGACATTCACACCTTTGTTGAGCACATCGAGGAAACGCTGGAAACCCGTAGATGACTTCTGCTCAGGAACAGCAGGACTTTGGTTGGTGGCATCGCTCTCAAAGGACTGATgggaaataaacagaagaacaCAGTTTATGGAACTGTTATCTGCATTTGGTTTGACAAAGACATATGTAGCATATGAAACATcctgcaaagacaaacaaataagcCTATTTTCAGTTGTTGAGGAGACTGATCTACTCAGATCAAATCAGtcttgaaaaaatattttttccatcactgtgCAGGTggggttgaaaaaaaaacacttgtgtgACCACAGTAACAATATGACAGTCGTTGATGCCAAATGCGtggataaatgaatgaatatccAAAACGCTTTACACGCAGCACAAAATTTGATATCTAAGAGTGATAGATGAACTGATGCAAAGTACCAGTGGATTCAGTGGGAGAACCACGATAACTTGTCCCTCATGCTCGTGATGACCATGCAATGCTAcacagtaaaatacatttttaaaaacgtGACGCTGACGCCGCATTGCACTGAGGTGCCCTCAGTggaaaatgttgaatattttacCAAGTAACATGTTTTTAGAAGAAAATCCCCATGTGAAAACTACCATCTCTGAAACAAACCCACCTGTCCACTAGGTTCATTCAGCAGAAACCTTGTTCTGTTTTGACGATGATCCTCATGATCTGTTGAAGGGCTGTCATCCTGCTCTCTGGGTTTGCCACACCTCTGTTCAACATAGAGGAACGTCTCGttaaaaaaacactaaacagcagacacataatccAAATAGGgatttttaaaagacaaaccTGTATCGTCATAATGCTAACACAATGCATCTTACCTTAGCAGAATGCTCTTGTGATCGTGTCCTCTCTTCTGAACGGTCCCAGTTCCTTCTGTAACgatctctgtctttgtaatgtCCAGACAATGGTCTGTAATCATCATGTTGTTGCCTGTAGGTGAACTCCTCATGCCTATGCCTGTGTCTGGAGTCTTGCGATGTTTTCCTGTATTTGAAATCCTCTTCCTGTGGTAGTGTATGTTTAAAATCCTTGGGTACGTGTACATGTGAAAAGCTGTCTggtgactgtctgtgtgttttatcctCAGGCTCACACCTGTATCTGtaatcatcatcttcatcatcatcatctgtaaacctctgccttttcttttcagcagcagtcCTATCAGGCGAAGACACGCGTCGTCTCACTGGGCTCTTTCTGCTCCAGTCTCTGCTCAGTGAATCTTTACTGTAGAGCCTCTTAGGCGAGTCACTGTACTCTCTACTACTGTTagttctctctgtgctgctgtgtccaTCCCCACCATACCTATGATAAGAATCCCGTGGTGCATCTCTGTGAGGTTCACGCCTTTCTTCCCATCCGTCGTCATAGTCATCCCACTGCCTTGAGCTCCTGTCACCGCACTGCCGCCTGTGACCGTACTCAGACCCATGTGAGTACATCGTCTCACAGCAACTCCAGCAGCTGAGTGAAGGTCAAAGACtgcaaggaaaaagaaaaggagcttTAAAATCATGAGGTTAAGACTTCAGAAGAGCTGGTACTCAATCACTTCTCTCACATGAATTTAGAAAGCATTTGGTTTCTTATGAGCTTTAAATgcaccatgaaaaaaaaaggaatgccctgtgtgtgaatggtcaTGATTTACAGACATATACTCCAGTCCATGAGAATGGGATCTGTCCATCAGACCAGGGCTATCTACCAAGGCTTTTACTCCAGAttacagaaacactgactgGCATTACTTATTGAGTAACCCCACCTGCTGTACACTGTTTAAACAGAGTGAAAACTAGCCAACCCTGGGCTTTAATGGAAAGATGAGTTATGGCTTCAGTTAACAGTTTGTTACAGTTAGCCGGCTAATTCTACTAGCTGTCTGTCGGTAGGTCGGGTGTAAAGAAGCAGAGAACATCTAGCTAGTTAGCTTTACTTCGTGCCAAAAATACCGCAATCACTATTTCTTATCACCGACAAATGTCTTCAAGTACTTCCAGCTCATAACAACATCTTTGCACCAAGTTACACTCTTCGGCCCGGAGTTCGGATATCAGCTGTACTGAGAGCTAACGTGCAGGGGGGCAGTTTTTGGTTTAACAGGCTAGTTAGCAACAAACCGTTGGGTACCTACCTAACCTCACATTACCTTTTCCGTTTGACGACTCCCCTTTCTTTAAGGGGGGAACTAGGAGAACAAGTGGAAACTACTTTTGACAATTTGTTAAAGTCATAACAGCAGAGAAATCTCAAGCAGTTAGCAAACATTTCATATCCAATTTCCACTAGCAAGCGGTACACTTCACCACCGGGCTGGTCGCTTTCCAGCTCTCCCAGTTGTAGCCAGTTAACAAGGTGTTTGAACTGCTGCCACCTCCTGGATGGAGTGTGAACTGCCTCATGCCATCCTGCCGGTTGTTTCATCATGAAGTGTCTTTacaagacattttgacatgccACAGTAGAATAGCACagatgtaaattaaattaaggcTGGCTGGATTACACTAAGCCAATTCAGTTTTAGAGTCAGAGTCCTGGTACTATGCATGCAggctcacagtcacacagaaacGGCTTACTGCCAACTGAGTGACTTGTAACACTGTTCTTTTCATACTTTGACACATGAAACAGGTCTTCTCTGTTCAGGGTAAACATTCAACAAACAGTAAGTATCACCTTCAAACCGGAAGCAGGactcatttttcaaaatattgTGGTGTTGTGTAATCATTATCAGTGCTTTTTGCTAAAATGGAAGTTCACTATGTCTATGTTAAACTGTCTAAATTTTAAAATGCCGTTTTTGTGCAACAAAGATTTTTGCATTTCCAGGTCATTTTTGCAGAGACCTCTGTCCACAGTGAAACACCTGAATACCTGAAGTCTCTTCTTTTCCACCATCTTTTCAGGTGgcaaaacaaccaaacaaccaaaCTGCCAGTCACAGCCAACATCTGGCAAGGAGTGAGACAGACAGCCCAGCTGACCAAATCATTATTTCATGGTCAGGGCGTCATCTGCCAGAATCAATATGAATACAGGttaatgaaaacagctctgcagtgtaTTCGACATACTGATATCTTACATGACTGATCACAAAGTTAAAGGCAAGGTTGTCTATTTAACTTTACAGGCGCACAGCCTCTGATGCTACCCGGGCTGACTTACATTACAGTTCTGTAAAAACTCTCTGTTTACACTCACAGACACCAAGCCGGCGTTCTAAGATTTACACAGTCTGGGGGCCATTTTGGCAAATCTCTGTTCTTCAGGGAAGAAAACATTCTTTTagtgtggacagagagagaaaaaggagatgaAATCAGAAATTGAACCAGATTAATGTGGACGTATAGTGACATTACCAGTGCCTACCACCACAGGGGTGGCCAGAGAGCTCACAACACACTCAGGGCAGACTATGCACATTCTTTATTAGGCCTTTCCCTACAGGAAGCCATCAAACAAATGATAACCCATTCAtctgcaaacaacaaacaaaatgttaaacaaaTGTCATACAGTATTTGTGCAATGTCACACAGCTCTACATACGCGTGTGTAGTCTACATCATTGTACTCACTAATGAGGTGCAGTCATTGCTCCCTGGGTGATACAGATGATAAATATGCTCCAATCACATGTGCAGTTTAGACATTAAGTCTGTGTTAATGATGGAATGGTGTCAGGCATGTGTGTCATGTGAGTGAGGCGGAGGCTGATCAGACAAGGAACACGGAGTTATTAACAGTCCCAGGGCCTTCTCCTGCCACTCTGCGAGCGCTAGG is a window of Toxotes jaculatrix isolate fToxJac2 chromosome 4, fToxJac2.pri, whole genome shotgun sequence DNA encoding:
- the LOC121181331 gene encoding cyclin-dependent kinase 12-like, which encodes MYSHGSEYGHRRQCGDRSSRQWDDYDDGWEERREPHRDAPRDSYHRYGGDGHSSTERTNSSREYSDSPKRLYSKDSLSRDWSRKSPVRRRVSSPDRTAAEKKRQRFTDDDDEDDDYRYRCEPEDKTHRQSPDSFSHVHVPKDFKHTLPQEEDFKYRKTSQDSRHRHRHEEFTYRQQHDDYRPLSGHYKDRDRYRRNWDRSEERTRSQEHSAKRCGKPREQDDSPSTDHEDHRQNRTRFLLNEPSGQSFESDATNQSPAVPEQKSSTGFQRFLDVLNKGVNVDMLTKIVTQTSAEVGDRPCSPVSFMNTADHLWSPSSAGRQQGSHQNNRHWSESEGSQRPTSPQPHHRSYSPQGSSVSDDKSLQRSDGGQTYYSYNSRSGSPSVVEKITLTPEDEHKHRQMQNVLQAIGMDLGSEELGQMSHRIKERLYGKKDSDWGRHRRGSRERDTKRAFSPRHQSRSSSSSRSNFSPSTRDSYMKKDLCGSQRDVTEVHPAQVHPAVEYDQSGSSSSLQDSEKSETNSQETTAALQTVSPNSTYSSSEPPLPPVMPTYSPVNCSPLPYPALPPNLPHVGPGLFLPCLPPFLPYPHIPPLNIFPAVLSQTRHLLPQQISNPQLPLFNLPDVNPVQPQNTTQKSKTPSRPRCLQVIETKQPG